The Oncorhynchus masou masou isolate Uvic2021 chromosome 8, UVic_Omas_1.1, whole genome shotgun sequence genome has a window encoding:
- the LOC135543735 gene encoding olfactory receptor 2AT4-like, producing MTFLRRLQWNDSSVLIHPPGFYIIGFTSLPFVNLYFIFLTFVYVVSVVFNTCVIYIISVDIRLHNPKYIAVGNLAVVDLVLNTCIIPGMLKAFLAKNNFVPFNLCMVQMYVYYSFICMESFSIAVLAYDRMIAICFPLRHGSINTMTSMSCILGVIWCFCLGIPIFSTAIMTRLSYCDSVNVYSYFCDYAPVFRLACNDNTLQWAVASVLSLVILLGPLSFIILSYMSILIAVFRMKSVESRVKALATCTEHLILVAVFFFPVLTIFMVGLLARIKPDPDLRVLSLSLASCIPPCLNPIVYSLKTKEIKNKVLTMFRRIKVQVVND from the coding sequence ATGACATTCCTCCGCAGGTTGCAATGGAACGACTCCTCCGTTCTCATCCATCCCCCCGGGTTCTACATCATCGGCTTCACCTCCCTGCCCTTTGTCAACCTCTATTTCATCTTCCTCACTTTCGTTTACGTGGTGTCGGTCGTGTTCAACACATGTGTGATCTATATAATATCCGTGGACATTCGCCTCCACAATCCCAAGTATATCGCGGTTGGTAACCTCGCGGTGGTTGATCTGGTGCTGAATACGTGCATTATTCCCGGTATGCTAAAGGCGTTTCTTGCTAAGAACAATTTTGTGCCGTTTAATCTGTGTATGGTACAGATGTATGTGTATTATTCCTTCATATGCATGGAATCGTTCTCCATCGCCGTGCTCGCCTACGACCGTATGATCGCCATATGTTTCCCTCTGAGGCACGGCTCCATCAACACCATGACGAGTATGTCGTGTATTCTCGGTGTCATCTGGTGCTTCTGTCTTGGTATACCGATATTCAGCACAGCCATTATGACCAGGCTGTCCTACTGCGATTCCGTTAATGTCTACAGCTATTTCTGTGATTACGCACCAGTGTTTCGGCTGGCATGTAACGACAACACCCTGCAATGGGCTGTGGCTTCAGTTCTGAGCCTGGTTATCCTCCTCGGCCCACTGTCCTTCATCATTCTGTCATACATGAGTATTCTAATCGCTGTGTTCAGGATGAAAAGCGTTGAGAGTCGTGTGAAAGCGCTGGCCACCTGCACTGAGCACCTCATTCTAGTGGCAGTATTCTTCTTTCCGGTTCTGACTATTTTCATGGTTGGGTTATTAGCGCGCATCAAACCAGACCCTGACCTGCGCGTACTGAGCCTGTCGCTGGCCTCGTGCATCCCGCCCTGTCTCAACCCCATCGTCTACTCTCTGAAAACTAAAGAGATCAAGAACAAAGTGCTCACCATGTTCAGGAGAATTAAAGTTCAAGTAGTTAACGATTGA
- the LOC135543853 gene encoding trophoblast glycoprotein-like — MERKTTQKCYCGDVLGGVLPILKGQCLCLSAVEFVCLLLLFSSVRAEDECPLSCICARDSGTVTCRDNEDTELPGDIPAWATTLILRGNNISTLPGGGFSSNNGTKLELTTLSLSHNGIMVIEADAFTGLPRLRLLDLSHNRLVYISDRAFHSLQELRSLYLNDSLLAPAVAQLSNALHGDILCNLHRLELSGNRLKTIPISRLDAFNIHTLVLTNNSIENIGKEDVSSLYRQKQVRVYLSLNPFRCNCELESFYFWLKNSSQCVDAARLLCAEPDAKKGIPIEWLRGEDVDCLNENLEAVSYVFLGIVLALIGIVFLMVLYLNRRGIKRWLNNIRDACRDQMEVYHYRYEQDSDPRLANVAV, encoded by the coding sequence ATGGAAAGGAAAACGACACAGAAGTGTTACTGTGGGGACGTTTTAGGAGGCGTTCTTCCTATTCTGAAAGGCCAGTGTCTTTGTTTATCAGCGGTGGAGTTtgtctgtttgttgttgttgttttcttctGTCAGAGCAGAGGATGAGTGTCCGTTATCCTGTATCTGTGCAAGAGACTCCGGGACAGTGACCTGCCGTGACAACGAGGACACCGAGTTACCGGGAGACATACCGGCGTGGGCGACCACGTTAATACTCCGGGGGAACAACATCTCAACCTTGCCGGGTGGAGGGTTCTCCTCGAATAACGGGACAAAACTCGAGCTAACGACCCTCTCACTGTCACATAATGGAATCATGGTGATCGAGGCTGACGCTTTCACAGGACTCCCACGGTTGCGTTTGCTGGATTTGAGTCACAATCGGTTGGTGTACATCTCAGACCGGGCATTTCACAGTCTGCAGGAGCTCCGCTCTCTTTACCTGAATGACTCCCTCCTCGCACCGGCTGTGGCGCAGCTCTCCAATGCATTGCATGGAGACATTTTATGCAACCTCCACCGGCTGGAGCTATCTGGCAACCGGTTGAAAACCATACCCATTTCAAGGTTGGATGCATTCAACATTCACACTTTAGTTTTAACCAATAACTCAATTGAGAACATTGGTAAAGAGGACGTCTCCAGTTTGTACCGTCAAAAGCAAGTGCGCGTCTATTTATCACTAAACCCGTTCAGGTGTAACTGTGAGCTGGAGTCGTTCTACTTCTGGTTAAAGAACTCTTCTCAGTGTGTGGACGCCGCGCGCCTCCTGTGCGCAGAGCCTGATGCCAAGAAGGGGATTCCAATAGAGTGGTTACGCGGTGAGGACGTGGATTGTCTCAATGAGAACCTAGAGGCGGTGTCCTACGTGTTCCTGGGCATAGTCCTGGCGCTGATCGGCATAGTATTCCTCATGGTGCTCTATCTAAACCGGAGAGGAATCAAACGGTGGCTCAACAATATCCGCGATGCGTGCCGCGACCAGATGGAAGTGTATCATTACCGGTACGAGCAGGACTCCGATCCCCGGTTGGCTAACGTCGCCGTTTAA